The Methanocorpusculum vombati genomic interval TCGGCACTGAGGATGAATACGTCCGGGACAAAATTGCCGGATATGTCCGGCGGGTATTCTAATATCTCCTTCTTTTCTGCCGGACAACCGGCGTCTGTTCCGTTTCAGTCACCGTTACGCATGACTTCAGTTCGTCTGCGGTAAGTTTTTCTGCGATCTCGGTTACATTCACTGCCTCATACTGGTGCGTCTCCTCTTCGCCGATGAGCTGAACCGCTGCGGTCCGGAGGGATTTTCTGCCAAATATCTTTATGATATCATAGGGTTTGATGTATGCAAACTCGTCGTAAATCTCCGGATAGAGAACCCGGAGCTTTGCAACATCAACACTGCGTCGTTTTCGCACGGGAACCACCAGCTGGTATGCGGGATGTTTGATCTTTTCCGTCCGGATTTTTTTGATTTCTTTCTCCCGCCGATAGGTATATTCCGCCTGTAACTTTGTTAACGCTTCCAGAAGGCATTGATAGAAGAACACTTTTTCGTACGGATCGTCCGGTTCACCCGGCAGTCCGTCCCTGATGTCATATATCAGCTCTTCTGTTTTGTCCGATGTTGATCCCATATACGTTGCGTGGTATGTTGTCTTGTATCGACAAGAGTGTTTCGGCGCTGTTGGACATTTTTACAGAACCATGGATGCGTACGAGGGATTCAAAAACACGCCCAATCCGTACCCTCTGAATCATGCCGGATTGTTAGGGACCTGCCAAAACTTTGGGGTAAAGCAAACCAACCCCTCACTTTCAATACCTTAGCCCTCCAATATAAGAAGCATTATTAAATTTGAAACTGCGGGGACACACGAGTGAAGTATGTAGTTGTAACCGGCGGTGTGATGAGCGGCCTTGGCAAAGGCATCACCGCTGCGTCCATCGGACGAATTCTCATCAACAGAGGTTACCACGTAACCTCCGTCAAGATCGACCCGTACTTAAACATTGACGCGGGCCTCATGAACCCGGCCCAGCATGGAGAGGTCTTCGTGTTAAAGGACGGCGGCGAGGCTGACCTTGACCTGGGAAATTATGAACGGTTCCTTGATATTGAACTCACCAGTGATCACAATCTGACCACGGGAAAGATCTACTCCTCCGTTATTCAGAAAGAGCGCCACGGCGACTATCTCGGGGCAACTGTCCAGATCATTCCGCACATCACCGACGAGATCAAAGACAGAATCAAATATGCCGCAGAAAGCTGGACCGATAAAGACGGCAACCATGCAGAGATCTGTATTGTTGAGGTCGGCGGAACGGTTGGCGACATTGAAAGTATGCCGTTCCTGGAAGCCGTCCGTCAGATGCACTGGGAGTACGGCAACGGTGACTTCGTTCTCGTTCACGTGACCCTGCTTCCGGCGGACACTATGGGAGATCTCAAAACCAAACCTACGCAGCACTCCGTCAAAGCGCTGCGGGAACTGGGTCTTGAAGCGGATCTTATCGTAGGCCGCAGTACGCTGCCGGTCTCGCTTTCCACCAAACGCAAGATTTCTTCCTTCTGTGATGTTGATGTCTCTGCCGTCATCAGCGCAACAACCGCCCCCGATACGTATCTTGTTCCCATGGAGCTGGAAAAGGAAGGAATGGCAGACATTCTCCTGCCGCTCCTGAAGCTTTCGCCCGGCAAACCGGACAACAGCTGGTACTCCCTCGTCTCCCGCGAGTACACCAACCGCGTCAGAATCGGTATCATCACCAAATACGGTGTGGAAGATGTCTATATCTCCATCAAGGAAGCACTCAAACATGCGGGCCGTCAGCTCTCGACCGAGGTTGTTATTGAGTGGCTCGATGCAGAACACTACACGAATGCTGACCTTGCCGATCTCGACGGTATTCTCATCCCCGGAGGATTCGGCAACCGCGGTATCGAAGGCATGATCGGTGCCATCACCTACGCACGCGAGCACAATAAGCCGCTCCTTGGTCTCTGTCTCGGGTTCCAGCTCTCAGTTATTGAGTTCTCCCGCAACGTTGTCGGATACCGTGATGCAACCAGCGCCGAGATGGGCGACGGAACGCCGGTCATCGCCCTCCTGCCTGAGCAGGAGGGCGTCGATGACCTCGGCGGAACTATGCGGCTCGGTGACTATCCGGTTCAGCTTGCGGCAGATTCGCGGCTCGCTGGACTCTACGGTGCAACCGAAGTGGTTGAACGTCACCGTCACCGGTATGAGGTCAACCCCGAGTACATCGATGCGATCGAGGC includes:
- the pyrG gene encoding glutamine hydrolyzing CTP synthase; its protein translation is MKYVVVTGGVMSGLGKGITAASIGRILINRGYHVTSVKIDPYLNIDAGLMNPAQHGEVFVLKDGGEADLDLGNYERFLDIELTSDHNLTTGKIYSSVIQKERHGDYLGATVQIIPHITDEIKDRIKYAAESWTDKDGNHAEICIVEVGGTVGDIESMPFLEAVRQMHWEYGNGDFVLVHVTLLPADTMGDLKTKPTQHSVKALRELGLEADLIVGRSTLPVSLSTKRKISSFCDVDVSAVISATTAPDTYLVPMELEKEGMADILLPLLKLSPGKPDNSWYSLVSREYTNRVRIGIITKYGVEDVYISIKEALKHAGRQLSTEVVIEWLDAEHYTNADLADLDGILIPGGFGNRGIEGMIGAITYAREHNKPLLGLCLGFQLSVIEFSRNVVGYRDATSAEMGDGTPVIALLPEQEGVDDLGGTMRLGDYPVQLAADSRLAGLYGATEVVERHRHRYEVNPEYIDAIEAKGLRFVGRNGRRMEALELPGHPYFVATQFHPEFRSRPTRPSAPFVGFVKASLENHTRKE